GCGAACAGCGGGCAGACCCCCATGATGGTTCTCACCCCCGAGCAGGCAGCACATATACGCGGCCCCGCCACCATGGATGGCGTAGGCCCGACCAGCGAATGGGAAACATACTGGCGCACGGTTGACCAGCGCCGGCGTGAGGGCGCGCCATGGCATGGCGCCGATGTGGGAAAAGAGGAATAGCACCATGGGATTCATTGAAAAGCATGACCTATGGAATGCATTACAGGCCCGTCAGGCAGCCGATGTCGTACAGCGTATTGAAATGGATGACATCCAGACAGTACGTTTCTCTTTTGCCGACCAGCACGGTATCCTGCGTGGCAAGGCAGTCGTCGCCGATGAAGTAAAAAGCGCCTTTTCCTCAGGTATTTCCATATCTTCATCACTGCTGATGAAAGATACGTCACACCGGACCGTCATCCCCATATTTGAATCGGGCGACCAGTCGGACATGCCCGAAATGCGTGGTTCGGCCGACATGATCATGGTGCCGGATCCATCAACATTCAAAATACTGCCCTGGGCGGAACATACGGGCTGGGTTCTGTGCGATCTGTATTTTCGTGACGGGCGCAAAGTACCACTTTCCACCCGCCACATTTTCCAGAACATGCTCGAAAAGCTCGATACGGCTGGCTACAGCTTCATGAGTGGACTGGAAGTTGAATTCCATCTCATGAAACTGACTGACCCCCGCCTTGCGCTATCAGATGCCGGGCAGCCGGGCACGCCGCCTGATGTCGAATTGCTGCACAAGGGCTACAATTACCTGACGGAACTGTACTATGACCGGCTGGATCCCTTTTTTGAAATTCTCAGAAAGCACGTCCAGGCACTGGGGCTGGGGCTTCGTGGCATGGAGGTGGAGTTCGGTCCCAGCCAGGTCGAGTTCGTTTTCAATGCCGCCTGTGGCCTGAAGCCCGCAGATGACATGGTACTGTTTCGCAGTGCAGTCAAACAGATTGCGCAGCGGCATGGCTACCATGCCAGCTTCATGTGCCGCCCACGCCTTCCCCATGTCATGTCCAGTGGCTGGCACCTGCACCAGTCGCTCTGCGATTCCACGGGGCAGCACAACCTGTTCATGGCACAACGCGAAGGCGCGCTCCTGTCGGATATCGGCATGCACTGGCTGGGCGGATTGCTGGATAATGCCTTACCTGCCACGGCTTTTTCAACACCCACCATAAACGGCTACAAACGCTACCGTCCCTTTTCCCTTGCCCCAGACCGCGCCATATGGGGAGCGGACAACAGAGGGGTGATGCTGCGCGTACTGGGGGAGATGGGTGACAGGGCAACACGGATTGAAAACCGTGTAGGGGAACCGGCAGCCAACCCGTATCTGTATCTTGCATCACAGATTGCATGCGGCATGGATGGCATACACAGGCGCAGCACGCCCGGCCCGTCGGCTGACACCCCTTATTCGACAGATGCCCCCTTCCTGCCCGCTACACTTGAAGAAGCCGTTAGTGCACTGGAACAGTCTGAACTGTTCAACCAGGCATTTGGAACGGATTTTGTAAGGTATTTCATAAAAATAAAGAAAGCCGAAATCAAGCGCTACAACCTGGAGGTTTCGGAATGGGAACACAGGGAATATTTCGATATGTTCTGATTTCTTGCTCTGACATAAAAAAATATGCCGCGGAACAGATTGCTCCTGTGCATCAGGTAACTGCATGTAAATTTTATATTTTTTACGCTGAAATATTGTTTCTTTATCGCATCAATATTCATTGACTCATTACGATCAATAAACGATAATATTTATTAGAAAAACGTTCGTTAATTGAACGAAGTCCCGGTCAAATCAGATGCACTTTTCTGTCGCAGCACACACGGATGTGCCGAAGGAGAGATATGGATATGGCTTACGCTGGCACGACAAAACGATGGCTTTATGTATCGACGTCCTCCCTCCTGCTTGCATGGGGCGCCGATAGCCACACGGCATATGCGCAGAATGCGCCCCCACGCGCCCGCTCGGCGCACGGTAATATAAGGCCCCATGCCGCACGCACGGCCCCCACGCTCAAACCTTCCGCCCCCGCAGTGGCTGCCGCGCCGGAAAAACTGAGTGTATCGGTCGCGCGCATGCGCCATAACGGGCAGGACGTCGCAGCCTCTACTACTTATGTTTCCCAACAGGAACTACGAGAACGTAATATAACCAATACCGCCGAACTGGGTCGTATTGCCCCCGGTGTCATGATTTCTCAAATGGGGCAGGCCTCTACATCAACGGTCATTACCATTCGCGGCGTTGCCAATCTCGACTTTTCAGACCATCAGGAATCGCCCAACACGGTTTATTCCGACGGAGCCTATATCAGTTTTCCCGGCGCGATAGGTGGCGCCATGTTTGACCTTGATCGCGTGGAAATCGAGCGTGGCCCCCAGGGCACGACTGGCGGGCGCAACACGACCGGCGGTTCGATCAGACTTGTTTCAGCCAAACCGACAGACAAACTGACTGGGTATGCCCAGGCATCCTATGGCAGTTACAGCACCTTCCGCGAGGAAGCCGCTGTTGGCGGCCCCATTACCTCCACCCTCATGGCCCGCCTGTCGTTTCAGACCACACGGGGTAACGGCTATATTCACAATACATTGGGCGGGGATTTCGGGAATGTGCGCGAATACAATGCGCGCCTGCAGTTCCTGTGGCGTCCAAGCCGCCATTTCGAGGATCTCATCAACTTCCATGGTGGGTATGTACCCAATGTAACAGCCGGTATTTATGCCGTAACCCCCACCTATCTTGACCATTCCAACTACGGGCTGAGTACCCCGGCCAATAACAGCCAGTTTGCCTCGTTCTGTGCGGGCGCGGGCTTTGGAGCCCCGGCAGCCGGATCATTGACATGCTATGGCGGCCAACGGCCAAAGGGCTATCCCTATACCGTATCGTCGAGCACGCCCGGTTTTTTCCAGCGCCAGCTTTACGGCGCCACCAATACGGCAACATGGCGTAGCGGGAAATTCGTTCTGACATCCATTTCCGACGTCTTTGCCATGCGCAAACGTTATCAGGAAGATACAGACGGCACCGAACTGTCCATCCTGAACTATAATACAAATGCCAATACATGGCAGGCATCGCAGGAACTGAACCTGACCGGCCATGAAGGCAGATGGTCATGGCTGGCGGGCCTGTATTATCTTCATATCAACGGGGATTACCGGCAGGGCATGTTTGGCGGTTATCCTGCCGCATGGTCAACCGATACATTCTACCACCAGAACGTCAATACCGGGGCGGTCTTTGCACAGACTGAATACAGGATTACCCCGACCCTGACCGCAACGGTGGGGGCACGCTTTACGGTTGACAGTAAATCCATCCATAGTCTTGCCTATTGCAGCATGAGCCCGGCTCTGTGTGCCGCAGGCCCCCATTCCGCTCCCACCGGTTACCAGCTTGGCGGCAGCTTTACGAATGAAGACTGGAGCGGCAAAGTCGGGCTGACCTGGAAACCGATCAAGCCGGTCATGGTTTATGGTACGATCAGCAGGGGCACGCGCGGCGTCCTGCTAGAGGCACAGACTGCCATCGTGCCGGGGGCGACTTTCAAGAACATTGTCGTCAAGCCTGAAGACCTGTGGGATTTTGAGACCGGAATCAAGACCAGTTGGTTCCACCACAAGCTGGATGTGGATGTGGGTGCGTTCTATTATGATTACCACAACTACCAGGCCTATCGCCTGGATGTACTGTCCGAAGCCCTGTTCAATGCCTCGGCCTATTCCTATGGTGGTGAACTGTCATTGACGGCGCATCCCATCAAGAACCTCAGTTTTTCCGTCGGTACCAGCATGATGCACGGTATCGTAAAGAACGTATCCATGCCCGATGGCGTTCTGCGAAACCAGAATATGGCTTTTGCGCCCCACTGGATGGTCAATAGCAGCCTGCGCTATGAAATACCGGTCAGCTTTGGCCACCTGTTCGTGCAGGGTGACATGAGTTTTGTCGATTCACGTTACGCCAGCACGGTCAACTCGCCATCCCTGCAGATGCCCTCTTACGTCCTTGCGAATGCCAGCACCGGATGGAACAGCCTGAACAGGCGGTGGAGCGTCACCTTCTTCGTCAAAAACATTGCAAACGCTTTTTACTATACCGACAACGTCGATATTACCGGGGCTGACGGTTCTGCAACGCCATCGTTTTCAACCCCACGCTGGTTCAGTGGTCAGGTCAGATACGAATTCTAGGGCCTGTCAGGCTTTGAATGACAGAACGGACTGCATAGCTGTTTATGATGAGCATGATGCAGTCTGTCTTTTCTTATCAGGCCTGGTCTGTCTGGGTGAGGTGGTCCCGTCCGTTCGGACAGTTTTGCGGGCTTGATAAGCTATACCCGGTTGTTGTTATGCCGCCCTTCTGACGGCGTTGCTGTTGGCCCTCTGGTCCGGGGTTAACCCCGGACCAGAGGGCGTCGGCACGTTATGATACGCCTCATCGGGCGTTCGTCCAGCCAGCGCCGCATGCAGACGCCTTTCGTTATAATGGGCGATCCATCTGCCAAGCCCGGCCCTCAGTTCTGATCCGGTCTCGAACGCGTGCAGGTAGACGCATTCATATTTCAGCGACCGCCACAGACGCTCGATGAACACGTTATCCAGCCATCGCCCACGCCCGTCCATACTGATGCGGATCTGACGCTCTTCCAGTATCCCGGTGAAACGGGGTGTCGTAAATTGCGACCCCTGGTCAGTATTGAAAATGTCCGGGGCGCCATAGCGCATGAGGGCATCCTGTAGCGCCTCGATACAGAACGCCACGTCCATCGTGTTCGACAGACGCCAGGA
This DNA window, taken from Komagataeibacter sucrofermentans DSM 15973, encodes the following:
- a CDS encoding glutamine synthetase family protein, which produces MGFIEKHDLWNALQARQAADVVQRIEMDDIQTVRFSFADQHGILRGKAVVADEVKSAFSSGISISSSLLMKDTSHRTVIPIFESGDQSDMPEMRGSADMIMVPDPSTFKILPWAEHTGWVLCDLYFRDGRKVPLSTRHIFQNMLEKLDTAGYSFMSGLEVEFHLMKLTDPRLALSDAGQPGTPPDVELLHKGYNYLTELYYDRLDPFFEILRKHVQALGLGLRGMEVEFGPSQVEFVFNAACGLKPADDMVLFRSAVKQIAQRHGYHASFMCRPRLPHVMSSGWHLHQSLCDSTGQHNLFMAQREGALLSDIGMHWLGGLLDNALPATAFSTPTINGYKRYRPFSLAPDRAIWGADNRGVMLRVLGEMGDRATRIENRVGEPAANPYLYLASQIACGMDGIHRRSTPGPSADTPYSTDAPFLPATLEEAVSALEQSELFNQAFGTDFVRYFIKIKKAEIKRYNLEVSEWEHREYFDMF
- a CDS encoding TonB-dependent receptor, whose amino-acid sequence is MAYAGTTKRWLYVSTSSLLLAWGADSHTAYAQNAPPRARSAHGNIRPHAARTAPTLKPSAPAVAAAPEKLSVSVARMRHNGQDVAASTTYVSQQELRERNITNTAELGRIAPGVMISQMGQASTSTVITIRGVANLDFSDHQESPNTVYSDGAYISFPGAIGGAMFDLDRVEIERGPQGTTGGRNTTGGSIRLVSAKPTDKLTGYAQASYGSYSTFREEAAVGGPITSTLMARLSFQTTRGNGYIHNTLGGDFGNVREYNARLQFLWRPSRHFEDLINFHGGYVPNVTAGIYAVTPTYLDHSNYGLSTPANNSQFASFCAGAGFGAPAAGSLTCYGGQRPKGYPYTVSSSTPGFFQRQLYGATNTATWRSGKFVLTSISDVFAMRKRYQEDTDGTELSILNYNTNANTWQASQELNLTGHEGRWSWLAGLYYLHINGDYRQGMFGGYPAAWSTDTFYHQNVNTGAVFAQTEYRITPTLTATVGARFTVDSKSIHSLAYCSMSPALCAAGPHSAPTGYQLGGSFTNEDWSGKVGLTWKPIKPVMVYGTISRGTRGVLLEAQTAIVPGATFKNIVVKPEDLWDFETGIKTSWFHHKLDVDVGAFYYDYHNYQAYRLDVLSEALFNASAYSYGGELSLTAHPIKNLSFSVGTSMMHGIVKNVSMPDGVLRNQNMAFAPHWMVNSSLRYEIPVSFGHLFVQGDMSFVDSRYASTVNSPSLQMPSYVLANASTGWNSLNRRWSVTFFVKNIANAFYYTDNVDITGADGSATPSFSTPRWFSGQVRYEF